The following are from one region of the Shinella sp. PSBB067 genome:
- a CDS encoding adenosine deaminase, with product MPKAELHCHIEGATPPALALAQAKRYGIDTSGFIREGQYAWEDFTSFVESYDATANLFRTEEDYALLAETYLTGIAQAGAIYSELIVSPDQGDAVGIGADAYISGLAEGAQRARAKTGIETRFLVVGIRHFGPERVVKAAEYAARRPHPLVTGFNLAGEERMHRVADFARAFDIARDAGLGITIHAGELSGAFSVRDALDHVRPSRISHGVRAIEDRDLVKRLADEGVVLEACPGSNVALKVFPDLQSHPLRALHAAGVRVTLNSDDPPFFHTSLAREYEVAASIMGFSDAEILGMTRTAIEAAFVDAPTRQRLLSTL from the coding sequence ATGCCCAAGGCGGAGCTCCACTGCCATATCGAAGGCGCGACGCCCCCTGCCCTGGCGCTTGCCCAGGCAAAGCGCTACGGCATCGATACGTCCGGCTTCATCCGTGAGGGGCAATACGCCTGGGAGGATTTCACCAGCTTCGTCGAGAGCTATGATGCGACCGCCAACCTCTTCCGCACGGAGGAGGATTATGCGCTGCTCGCCGAGACCTACCTCACCGGGATCGCGCAGGCCGGCGCGATCTACAGCGAGCTGATCGTCTCGCCGGACCAGGGCGATGCCGTCGGCATCGGCGCGGATGCCTATATCAGCGGCCTTGCGGAGGGTGCGCAGCGGGCCAGGGCGAAGACCGGCATCGAAACGCGGTTCCTCGTCGTCGGCATCCGGCATTTCGGGCCGGAGCGGGTGGTGAAGGCGGCCGAATATGCCGCGCGCCGCCCGCACCCGCTGGTCACGGGCTTCAACCTTGCCGGCGAGGAGCGCATGCACCGCGTCGCCGACTTCGCGCGGGCCTTCGACATCGCCCGCGATGCCGGCCTCGGCATCACCATCCATGCCGGCGAGCTTTCGGGCGCCTTCAGCGTGCGCGACGCGCTCGACCATGTCCGCCCCTCGCGCATCAGCCACGGCGTGCGCGCCATCGAGGATCGCGACCTCGTGAAGCGGCTGGCGGACGAGGGCGTGGTGCTGGAGGCCTGCCCCGGCTCGAATGTCGCGCTGAAGGTCTTCCCGGATTTGCAAAGCCATCCGCTGCGGGCGCTCCACGCGGCCGGCGTGCGCGTCACGCTCAATTCGGACGACCCGCCCTTCTTCCACACTTCGCTCGCGCGTGAATACGAGGTCGCCGCGTCGATCATGGGCTTCAGCGACGCGGAGATCCTCGGCATGACGCGAACCGCCATCGAGGCGGCCTTCGTCGATGCGCCGACGCGGCAGAGGCTGCTTTCCACCCTCTGA
- a CDS encoding phosphopentomutase produces the protein MARAFLFVLDSFGIGGGPDAKAFGDLGANTLGHIAEFCAAGAADRAGLRQGPLRLPNMSALGLLHAARAATGAFPPGMEVPQRVFGYHGAASEVSNGKDTPSGHWEIAGTPVTFDWGYFPSDGDAFEPDLVEAICSAGKVPGILGNCHASGTDIIARHGLEHMRSGKPICYTSSDSVFQVAAHEGAFGLDRLLAFCETVRKILDERPGGRIGRVIARPFTGETPETFERTGNRRDYSVPPPEPTLLDRLTDAGRTVHAVGKIGDIFAHRGIGTLTKANGNMALFDATLRVMDDARDGDLVFTNFVDFDMLYGHRRDVPGYAAALETFDRRLPEVDRKLKPGDIVLLTADHGCDPTWRGTDHTRERVPIMSFGPGIRSRRIETRTTFADIGESIARHLGIPPGPHGRSFL, from the coding sequence ATGGCGCGAGCCTTTCTCTTCGTTCTCGATTCCTTCGGCATCGGCGGCGGCCCGGATGCGAAAGCCTTCGGCGATCTCGGCGCGAACACGCTCGGCCACATCGCCGAATTCTGTGCGGCGGGCGCCGCCGACCGGGCGGGCCTGAGGCAGGGGCCGCTGAGGCTTCCCAACATGTCGGCGCTCGGCCTTCTGCATGCCGCCCGCGCGGCGACCGGCGCCTTTCCGCCGGGCATGGAGGTGCCGCAGCGCGTCTTCGGCTATCACGGCGCGGCGAGCGAAGTGTCGAACGGCAAGGACACGCCGTCCGGCCACTGGGAGATCGCCGGCACGCCCGTCACCTTCGACTGGGGCTATTTTCCTTCCGATGGCGATGCCTTCGAGCCTGATCTGGTGGAGGCGATATGCTCGGCCGGCAAGGTGCCCGGCATCCTCGGCAACTGCCATGCCTCCGGCACCGACATCATCGCCCGGCACGGCCTGGAGCACATGCGCAGCGGCAAGCCCATCTGCTACACCTCGTCCGATTCCGTCTTCCAGGTCGCCGCGCACGAAGGCGCCTTCGGCCTCGACCGGCTGCTCGCCTTCTGCGAGACCGTCCGCAAGATCCTCGACGAGCGGCCGGGCGGGCGCATCGGCCGGGTCATCGCGCGCCCCTTCACCGGCGAAACGCCGGAGACCTTCGAGCGCACCGGCAACCGGCGCGACTATTCCGTGCCGCCGCCCGAGCCCACCCTGCTCGACCGGCTGACGGATGCCGGCCGCACCGTGCACGCCGTCGGCAAGATCGGCGACATCTTCGCCCACCGGGGCATCGGCACGCTCACCAAGGCCAACGGCAACATGGCCCTTTTCGACGCGACGCTGCGGGTGATGGACGACGCCCGGGACGGCGACCTCGTCTTCACCAATTTCGTCGACTTCGACATGCTCTACGGCCACCGCCGCGACGTGCCCGGCTATGCGGCGGCGCTCGAGACCTTCGACCGGCGCCTGCCGGAGGTGGACCGCAAGCTCAAGCCCGGCGACATCGTCCTCCTGACCGCCGATCACGGCTGCGACCCGACCTGGCGCGGCACCGACCATACCCGCGAGCGCGTGCCGATCATGAGCTTCGGTCCCGGCATCCGCTCGCGCCGCATCGAGACGCGAACGACCTTCGCCGACATCGGCGAGAGCATCGCCCGCCATCTCGGCATTCCCCCCGGCCCACACGGAAGGAGTTTCCTGTGA
- a CDS encoding TadE/TadG family type IV pilus assembly protein: MRGNGVLLRLRRFVEDRRGVGAIEFAIVAPLLIMTYIGAFEITVAVTMSRKIGRASSTVSDLLTRNETTNTATLDSMKDVTKNIIAPFSQDGYTLKVTGIAIDAAGKATIAWSRDQKAATPYTKGNSVTLPSDMDAKSTFIVRTELTVPHTILLMAPGLTSNLNKLDLSKTSYFRLRSGTAVTCSDC, translated from the coding sequence TTGCGGGGCAACGGGGTGCTATTGCGGCTGCGCCGTTTCGTCGAGGATCGCCGCGGCGTCGGCGCCATCGAATTCGCCATCGTCGCGCCGCTCTTGATCATGACCTATATCGGCGCCTTCGAGATCACCGTCGCGGTCACCATGTCGCGCAAGATCGGCCGGGCCTCAAGCACCGTCTCCGATCTCCTGACGCGCAACGAGACGACGAACACGGCGACGCTGGATTCGATGAAGGACGTGACCAAGAACATCATCGCGCCCTTCTCGCAGGACGGCTACACGCTGAAGGTCACCGGCATCGCCATCGATGCCGCCGGCAAGGCGACCATCGCCTGGTCGCGCGACCAGAAGGCGGCCACGCCCTACACCAAGGGAAATTCCGTAACCCTGCCCTCGGACATGGATGCCAAGAGCACGTTCATCGTGCGCACGGAGCTCACCGTACCCCATACGATCCTGCTGATGGCGCCGGGGCTGACCTCGAACCTCAACAAGCTCGACCTCTCCAAGACGAGCTATTTCCGCCTGCGCAGCGGCACGGCGGTCACCTGCAGCGATTGCTGA
- a CDS encoding TadE/TadG family type IV pilus assembly protein, with protein MSLDHDATTRRRPMKGLFGRFFARRDGATAIEFAILAIPFFVILFASLETFAAFMGDQLLASATDTMARKIRTGEIRPGLAEKDFRKAFCEEIKILMPCSAAEIITPNKLLLDVRHFNKYADIPQTVPLVDGDLSTKDFKFDPGGNKTINIVRAYYRWDIITDLVRPLLSNIRSADGSRQNYLMVATVIMQNEDYP; from the coding sequence ATGTCGCTCGATCATGACGCAACTACCCGCCGACGGCCTATGAAGGGCCTGTTCGGGCGCTTTTTCGCTCGCCGCGACGGCGCGACGGCCATCGAATTCGCCATTCTCGCAATTCCCTTCTTCGTCATCCTCTTCGCCTCCCTCGAGACCTTCGCGGCCTTCATGGGTGATCAGTTGCTGGCCAGCGCCACGGACACGATGGCGCGCAAGATCCGCACCGGCGAAATCCGCCCTGGCCTCGCCGAGAAGGATTTCCGCAAGGCGTTCTGCGAGGAGATCAAGATCCTGATGCCGTGCTCGGCGGCCGAGATCATAACGCCGAACAAGCTGCTGCTCGACGTGCGCCATTTCAACAAATATGCGGACATCCCGCAAACCGTTCCGCTTGTCGACGGCGATCTCAGCACGAAGGACTTCAAGTTCGATCCCGGCGGCAATAAAACGATCAACATCGTGCGCGCCTATTATCGCTGGGACATCATAACCGACCTCGTGCGCCCGCTGCTCTCCAACATCCGCTCGGCCGACGGCTCCCGCCAGAACTACCTGATGGTGGCGACCGTCATCATGCAGAACGAGGACTATCCGTGA
- a CDS encoding pilus assembly protein N-terminal domain-containing protein, whose product MGRDRTFAATAATLATTALVLLTATAAVAEEQFLRVYMDHARVLRLDRPVSKVILGNAEVADATVADAQTIVLTGRNFGTTNLVLLDADGNAIVDERILVSIDEGNTVRVFRQTDRSVLSCTPNCEQHASKAGNGD is encoded by the coding sequence ATGGGACGCGACCGGACCTTCGCTGCGACGGCAGCAACGCTTGCAACGACCGCCCTCGTCTTGCTGACGGCCACCGCTGCCGTCGCGGAGGAGCAGTTCCTGCGCGTCTATATGGACCATGCCCGCGTGCTGCGGCTCGACCGGCCCGTCAGCAAGGTAATCCTCGGCAATGCCGAAGTCGCCGATGCGACTGTCGCCGACGCACAGACGATCGTCCTGACCGGCCGCAACTTCGGAACGACCAATCTCGTCCTGCTCGATGCCGACGGCAATGCCATCGTCGACGAGCGCATTCTGGTGTCGATCGACGAAGGCAACACGGTGCGCGTCTTCCGCCAGACCGACCGGTCGGTGCTTTCCTGCACGCCGAACTGCGAGCAGCACGCCTCCAAGGCCGGCAACGGCGATTGA
- a CDS encoding Flp family type IVb pilin encodes MTKIFARLMKDESGATAIEYGLIAALISVALITGATALGGSLNNQFNELSKTLDFKKTTAGGTGTGGTGG; translated from the coding sequence ATGACCAAGATTTTCGCTCGCCTTATGAAGGACGAGTCTGGCGCAACCGCCATCGAATACGGCCTGATCGCAGCCCTGATTTCCGTCGCCCTCATCACCGGTGCCACCGCTCTCGGCGGCTCGCTGAACAACCAGTTCAACGAACTTTCCAAGACGCTCGACTTCAAGAAGACGACGGCTGGCGGCACCGGCACGGGCGGCACGGGCGGCTAA
- a CDS encoding prepilin peptidase — MTDAIVFVVFPLCLAIAACSDFLTMTIPNRVSAILLASFIVVAPLAGLGLPEIASHLAAGLIVFSVCFALFAFNLMGGGDAKLLTASAVWFGLTFSLFEFLVYVSFLGGVMTLAIISLRAHTDTILASGLPVPDSLVMAKKVPYGIAIGVAAFMAYPSSPLMLAALGG, encoded by the coding sequence ATGACAGACGCCATCGTTTTCGTGGTTTTTCCCCTCTGCCTCGCCATTGCTGCTTGCTCTGACTTCCTCACGATGACGATCCCCAATCGGGTTTCGGCGATTCTGCTTGCGTCCTTCATCGTCGTCGCGCCTCTTGCAGGCCTGGGATTGCCGGAGATCGCTTCGCATCTCGCCGCCGGCCTCATCGTCTTCTCGGTCTGCTTTGCGCTCTTCGCCTTCAACCTTATGGGAGGGGGAGATGCCAAGCTTCTGACCGCCAGCGCCGTGTGGTTCGGGCTGACATTTTCGCTCTTCGAGTTCCTGGTCTACGTGTCGTTCCTTGGCGGCGTCATGACTTTGGCGATCATCTCGTTGCGCGCGCACACGGACACGATCCTTGCCAGCGGCCTGCCGGTGCCGGACTCCCTCGTCATGGCCAAGAAGGTGCCCTATGGCATCGCCATCGGTGTTGCGGCCTTCATGGCCTACCCGTCCTCCCCGCTGATGCTGGCCGCGCTCGGCGGCTGA
- the cpaB gene encoding Flp pilus assembly protein CpaB, with amino-acid sequence MKPARIIILAVAVVSAGVAGVLALQVARGGSVVETQTVVEREPTTNVLVAKESLPVGARLTSDSVAWAAWPEGSIVEGFITDKNRPDAVETLNGAIARMPIFNGEPIRQEKIADSSNRIMSSLLPSGKRAVATEISVATGAGGFILPNDRVDVNMVRKGDAGAYLTETILSNVRVLAIDQQIQENPDGSKAVVGTTATLELTPDQTKVIAVAQQMAERLSLALRSIADAQEPDTGAADYLLSGGDGRPQVQVIKTGAIVNGTTAAAAKQ; translated from the coding sequence ATGAAACCGGCGCGAATCATCATTCTGGCAGTGGCCGTCGTTTCGGCGGGCGTCGCGGGCGTCCTTGCCCTGCAGGTCGCCCGCGGCGGCTCGGTGGTCGAGACCCAGACCGTCGTCGAGCGCGAGCCCACCACCAACGTGCTCGTCGCGAAGGAAAGCCTGCCGGTCGGCGCGCGGCTTACGTCCGACTCGGTCGCCTGGGCGGCCTGGCCGGAAGGATCCATCGTCGAGGGGTTCATCACCGACAAGAACCGGCCGGACGCGGTGGAGACCCTGAACGGCGCCATCGCCCGCATGCCCATCTTCAACGGCGAGCCGATCCGGCAGGAAAAGATCGCCGATTCGTCGAACCGCATCATGTCGTCGCTGCTGCCTTCGGGCAAACGCGCCGTCGCGACGGAGATTTCGGTCGCGACCGGCGCCGGCGGCTTCATCCTGCCGAACGACCGCGTCGACGTCAACATGGTGCGCAAGGGCGATGCGGGCGCCTACCTCACCGAGACGATCCTGTCGAACGTCCGCGTTCTCGCCATCGACCAGCAGATCCAGGAAAATCCCGATGGCTCCAAGGCGGTCGTCGGCACCACCGCGACGCTCGAGCTGACCCCCGACCAGACCAAGGTGATCGCCGTCGCCCAGCAGATGGCCGAGCGCCTGTCGCTAGCGCTGCGCAGCATCGCCGATGCCCAGGAGCCCGACACCGGCGCGGCCGACTACCTGCTCAGCGGCGGAGACGGCCGGCCGCAGGTGCAGGTGATCAAGACGGGCGCAATCGTCAACGGCACGACCGCCGCCGCAGCAAAGCAGTGA
- a CDS encoding type II and III secretion system protein family protein: MIGIARTFRASVAGGLSFCLAVSGLPVAAVTGAAAEAATSSILRIQESGPGARKTVRLGLNKALVVDLPADAHDILVADPVKADAVTRTSRRIYLFGKEVGQTNIFVFGPNGEEIVSIDLNVERDVSGLEANLRRFIPESDIQVEIISDNIVLSGSVRTPQDATQAVNLAQIFLKGGEATTRTVVSQGNNGDAAIFGEGRQSSQVVNMLKIEGEDQVTLKVTVAEIRREVLKQLGFDNTFSRVNKSGSNLDTLIFNAAEDGLSGTVAGNVGKFGIRAALSALEQAKAIRTLAEPTLTAVSGQSATFNSGGERLYSVPDGNGGVRIETYQYGISLGFTPTVLSSGRIGLRIQTKVSEPVTSTTGTEYRRRAAETVVELPSGGSIALAGLINDDVEQTMSGTPVASKVPVLGALFRQKTIKRNETELVIIATPYLVKPVSRNALARPDDNFNPVNDAASVFLGQVNQIYGSKNALPAQRYEGSVGFIYK; this comes from the coding sequence GTGATTGGAATCGCAAGGACTTTTCGGGCTTCTGTCGCCGGCGGGCTGAGCTTCTGCCTGGCGGTTTCCGGCCTGCCCGTCGCCGCCGTCACCGGCGCTGCTGCAGAGGCGGCGACCTCGTCGATCCTCCGCATCCAGGAAAGCGGCCCCGGCGCGCGCAAGACGGTGCGGCTCGGCCTCAACAAGGCGCTCGTCGTGGACCTGCCCGCCGACGCGCACGATATCCTGGTGGCCGATCCCGTCAAGGCGGATGCCGTCACCCGCACCTCGCGCCGGATCTATCTCTTCGGCAAGGAGGTCGGCCAGACCAACATCTTCGTCTTCGGCCCCAACGGCGAGGAGATCGTCTCGATCGACCTCAACGTCGAACGCGACGTCAGCGGGCTGGAGGCGAACCTGCGCCGCTTCATCCCCGAATCCGACATCCAGGTCGAGATCATCTCGGACAACATCGTGCTCAGCGGCTCGGTGCGCACCCCGCAGGACGCCACCCAGGCGGTGAACCTTGCACAGATATTCCTCAAGGGCGGCGAGGCGACGACACGCACCGTCGTGTCGCAGGGCAACAACGGCGATGCGGCGATCTTCGGCGAAGGGCGCCAGAGCTCCCAGGTCGTCAACATGCTGAAGATCGAGGGCGAGGACCAGGTCACGCTCAAGGTGACCGTCGCGGAAATCCGCCGCGAGGTTCTCAAGCAGCTCGGCTTCGACAACACGTTCAGCCGCGTCAACAAATCAGGCTCGAACCTCGACACCCTGATCTTCAACGCCGCCGAGGATGGTCTGTCCGGCACGGTCGCGGGAAATGTCGGGAAGTTCGGCATCCGGGCTGCGCTGAGCGCGCTCGAACAGGCAAAGGCGATCCGCACCCTCGCAGAGCCGACGCTGACGGCCGTATCCGGCCAGTCGGCGACGTTCAACTCGGGCGGCGAGCGGCTCTATTCCGTTCCCGACGGCAACGGCGGTGTCCGGATCGAAACCTACCAATACGGCATTTCGCTCGGCTTCACGCCGACCGTGCTTTCCTCGGGCCGCATCGGCCTGCGCATCCAGACGAAGGTTTCCGAACCCGTGACGTCGACGACCGGGACGGAATATCGCCGTCGCGCCGCCGAAACCGTCGTCGAACTTCCCTCGGGCGGCTCGATCGCGCTGGCGGGTCTCATCAACGACGACGTGGAACAGACCATGTCCGGCACGCCGGTCGCCTCCAAGGTGCCGGTCCTCGGCGCACTCTTCCGCCAGAAGACCATCAAGCGCAACGAGACGGAACTGGTGATCATCGCCACGCCCTATCTGGTCAAGCCGGTGAGCCGGAACGCGCTGGCGCGGCCTGACGACAATTTCAACCCGGTCAACGATGCCGCCAGCGTCTTCCTTGGCCAGGTCAACCAGATTTACGGCAGCAAGAACGCACTGCCCGCCCAGCGCTACGAAGGCAGCGTCGGGTTCATCTACAAGTGA
- a CDS encoding CpaD family pilus assembly protein, with protein MANEKHTTRAKNGRILALAAMAALTVALAGCADRRATGSLPDDYRTRHPIVVGEQERTIDIPIATGASELTRGQSEVIAGFASGYSAESSGMFRIILPRGARNDAATSLAGRQIRKLLARHGIPARKVMIENYSAGDPAEAAPIRLSYFAITASTQACGQWPEDLALNTFENKNYYNFGCATQNNLAAQIADPNDLLGPRRMTPADATQRGEALERYRGAYTELKDNI; from the coding sequence ATGGCAAACGAAAAGCACACCACCCGCGCAAAGAACGGCCGCATCCTCGCCCTTGCCGCCATGGCGGCGCTGACCGTGGCGCTTGCGGGCTGCGCCGACCGCAGGGCGACGGGCTCCCTGCCCGACGACTACCGCACGCGCCATCCGATCGTCGTCGGCGAGCAGGAGCGCACCATCGACATCCCGATCGCCACCGGCGCAAGCGAGTTGACGCGCGGCCAGAGCGAGGTGATCGCGGGTTTCGCCTCCGGCTACTCGGCCGAATCGTCGGGCATGTTCCGCATCATCCTGCCGCGCGGCGCGCGCAACGACGCGGCGACCTCGCTCGCCGGCCGGCAGATCCGCAAGCTGCTCGCGCGCCACGGCATTCCCGCGCGCAAGGTGATGATCGAGAATTATTCGGCGGGCGATCCGGCCGAGGCCGCGCCGATCCGCCTCAGCTACTTCGCCATCACGGCTTCGACGCAGGCCTGCGGCCAGTGGCCGGAGGATCTCGCGCTCAACACCTTCGAGAACAAGAACTACTACAATTTCGGCTGCGCCACGCAGAACAACCTCGCCGCCCAGATCGCCGATCCGAACGATCTTCTCGGCCCGCGCCGCATGACGCCGGCGGACGCCACCCAGCGCGGCGAGGCGCTCGAGCGCTATCGCGGCGCCTATACCGAACTGAAGGACAACATCTGA
- a CDS encoding CpaE family protein produces the protein MSTVDYTFTNETARGPADEAVRPADLEAVRPLPRISVHAFCESEEMVHAMERCGQDRRMAKVSLRISSASVAAAANMFASAPTPNLLILETSTEPSAIMDELAPLAEVCDPSTKVIVVGRYNDISLYRELIRNGISEYMVGPVGMAEVLNAMAAIFIDPEAEPLGRSIAFIGAKGGSGSSTVAHNCAFDISNLFQTEVILADLDLPYGTANIDFDQDPPQGISEAIYAPERLDEVFLDRLLTKCSEHLSLLAAPSMLDRAYDLERGSFQPVLEVLQRSAPVTVLDVPHAWSEWTRTLLSEVDELIITAVPDLANLRNAKNMLDALKKLRPNDKPPHLILNQVGMPKRPEIAPADFCDPLGIEPAAIIPFDAQLFGTAANSGRMIAEMDRKSPTAETFSQIAHLVTGRATVKKPKKAGLGKMLGLIGRK, from the coding sequence ATGAGCACGGTCGACTACACCTTCACGAACGAGACCGCGCGCGGGCCGGCGGACGAGGCGGTCCGGCCGGCGGACCTCGAGGCCGTGCGCCCGCTGCCGCGCATCTCCGTGCACGCCTTCTGCGAGAGCGAGGAAATGGTGCACGCGATGGAGCGGTGCGGCCAGGACCGCCGCATGGCGAAGGTGAGCCTGCGCATTTCGAGCGCGAGCGTCGCGGCGGCGGCCAACATGTTCGCCAGCGCCCCGACGCCGAACCTCCTGATCCTGGAAACCTCGACGGAGCCGAGCGCCATCATGGACGAGCTCGCCCCGCTCGCCGAGGTGTGCGATCCGTCCACCAAGGTCATCGTCGTCGGACGCTACAACGACATCTCGCTCTATCGCGAGCTGATCCGCAACGGCATTTCCGAATACATGGTCGGCCCCGTCGGCATGGCCGAGGTGCTGAACGCCATGGCGGCGATCTTCATCGATCCGGAAGCCGAGCCGCTCGGCCGCTCCATTGCGTTCATCGGCGCCAAGGGCGGCTCGGGCTCCTCGACCGTCGCGCACAATTGCGCCTTCGACATCTCCAACCTCTTCCAGACCGAGGTGATCCTCGCCGATCTCGACCTGCCCTACGGCACAGCCAATATCGACTTCGACCAGGACCCGCCGCAGGGCATCTCCGAGGCGATCTACGCGCCGGAGCGTCTCGACGAGGTCTTCCTCGACCGCCTGCTGACGAAGTGCTCCGAGCACCTTTCGCTGCTCGCGGCACCCTCCATGCTCGACCGCGCCTACGATCTCGAGCGCGGCTCGTTCCAGCCGGTCCTCGAAGTGCTCCAGCGCAGCGCGCCGGTGACGGTCCTCGACGTGCCACACGCCTGGTCGGAATGGACGCGCACGCTGCTTTCCGAGGTGGACGAGCTGATCATCACCGCCGTGCCGGATCTTGCGAACCTGCGCAACGCCAAGAACATGCTCGACGCGCTGAAGAAGCTGCGGCCCAACGACAAGCCGCCGCACCTGATCCTCAACCAGGTCGGGATGCCGAAGCGGCCGGAAATCGCGCCCGCCGACTTCTGCGACCCGCTCGGCATCGAGCCCGCCGCGATCATTCCCTTCGACGCCCAGCTCTTCGGCACCGCCGCCAACAGCGGGCGCATGATCGCCGAGATGGATCGCAAGTCGCCGACCGCGGAGACCTTCTCGCAGATCGCCCATCTCGTGACGGGCCGCGCGACGGTGAAGAAACCCAAGAAGGCCGGGCTCGGCAAGATGCTCGGCCTCATCGGACGCAAGTAG
- a CDS encoding CpaF family protein has protein sequence MFGKRGNEGFGKSGTTGQASHAVPAAAATVTAERPPAPAPQPVFEPAPPPAAAPAPAARRRVARTEDYYDTKSQVFSALIDTIDLSQLAKLDTESAREEIRDIVNDIITIKNFAMSISEQEELLDDICNDVLGYGPLEPLLARDDIADIMVNGAGKTYIEVGGKVQESEIRFRDNAQLLSICQRIVSQVGRRVDESSPICDARLPDGSRVNVIAPPLAIDGTALTIRKFKKDKLTLDQLVRFGSITPEGATLLQIIGRVRCNLVISGGTGSGKTTLLNCLTNYIDRDERVITCEDSAELQLQQPHVVRLETRPPNIEGEGEITMRDLIKNCLRMRPERIIVGEVRGPEVFDLLQAMNTGHDGSMGTIHANTPRECLSRMESMIAMGGYTLPAKTVREIIAGSVDIIIQASRLRDGSRRITHITEVIGMEGDVIVTQDLMRFDIQGEDANGRIIGKHTGTGIGKPHFWDRARYFNEEQRLAATLDAMEKP, from the coding sequence ATGTTCGGCAAACGTGGCAATGAGGGTTTCGGCAAGAGCGGCACGACGGGCCAGGCGTCCCATGCCGTGCCTGCGGCCGCCGCGACGGTGACCGCCGAGCGCCCGCCCGCGCCTGCGCCGCAGCCCGTCTTCGAGCCGGCGCCTCCGCCGGCCGCCGCCCCGGCACCCGCCGCGCGTCGCCGCGTGGCCCGCACCGAGGACTACTACGACACGAAAAGCCAGGTCTTCTCCGCGCTCATCGACACGATCGACCTGTCGCAGCTCGCCAAGCTCGACACGGAAAGCGCGCGCGAGGAAATCCGCGACATCGTCAACGACATCATCACGATCAAGAACTTCGCGATGTCGATCTCGGAGCAGGAGGAGCTGCTCGACGACATCTGCAACGACGTCCTCGGCTACGGCCCGCTGGAGCCGCTGCTGGCCCGCGACGACATCGCCGACATCATGGTCAACGGCGCCGGCAAGACCTATATCGAAGTGGGCGGCAAGGTGCAGGAATCGGAAATCCGCTTCCGCGACAATGCCCAGCTTCTCTCGATCTGCCAGCGCATCGTCAGCCAGGTCGGCCGCCGCGTCGACGAATCGAGCCCGATCTGCGATGCGCGCCTTCCCGACGGCTCGCGCGTCAACGTCATCGCCCCGCCGCTCGCCATCGACGGCACTGCGCTGACCATCCGCAAGTTCAAGAAGGACAAGCTGACGCTCGACCAGCTCGTCCGGTTCGGCTCCATCACCCCCGAGGGCGCGACGCTGCTGCAGATCATCGGCCGCGTGCGCTGCAACCTCGTCATTTCCGGCGGCACGGGCTCGGGCAAGACGACGCTTCTCAACTGCCTCACCAACTATATCGACAGGGACGAGCGGGTCATCACCTGCGAGGACTCGGCCGAACTCCAGCTCCAGCAGCCGCATGTGGTGCGCCTCGAAACCCGCCCGCCGAACATCGAGGGCGAGGGCGAGATCACCATGCGCGATCTCATCAAGAACTGCCTGCGCATGCGTCCCGAACGCATCATCGTCGGCGAAGTGCGCGGACCGGAGGTCTTCGACCTCCTGCAGGCGATGAACACCGGCCATGACGGCTCGATGGGTACCATCCACGCCAACACGCCGCGCGAGTGCCTCTCCCGCATGGAATCGATGATCGCCATGGGCGGCTACACGCTGCCGGCGAAAACCGTGCGCGAGATCATCGCCGGCTCGGTCGACATCATCATCCAGGCCTCGCGCCTGCGCGACGGCTCGCGCCGCATCACCCACATCACCGAGGTGATCGGCATGGAAGGCGACGTCATCGTCACCCAGGACCTGATGCGCTTCGACATCCAGGGCGAGGATGCCAACGGCCGCATCATCGGCAAGCACACGGGCACGGGCATCGGCAAGCCGCATTTCTGGGATCGCGCCCGCTATTTCAACGAGGAACAGCGCCTGGCGGCAACGCTTGACGCCATGGAGAAGCCGTAA